Part of the Vigna angularis cultivar LongXiaoDou No.4 chromosome 1, ASM1680809v1, whole genome shotgun sequence genome, CTTTTCCATAAAAAGTAAccaatacataatttttatggTGGAAAAGTTACACCATTCACCCGTGCACAAGGGGTTTAATTCTTGCGCAGAGGGTCCATCATACATACTGGAAACACTGAAGAATTATatgaaagaaaatgtaaaatgatggaatatttttaaagataaatttctGACAAAATTGACACATAAACATCCATACTTGACTTCAAAAACCTTCAATTTCCTATGCTGCTAGGCctggttttttatttaaaaatttgtaacaTAAGCCAATTGAATTTCAACATGATTTAAAAAATCTTTTGATAAACTTTTACCCTTttttacaaaagataaataaataataaaatcagtGGCATTACATCCAAAAAAAGTTTGGAGAATTTTcacttaatatataaaatactgcatatttctttctttcctttcatcaTCACCTTATACAAAACTTCCATTACAAGCTGATATGAGGTCCATGATGTTAATTATGTGTGTGCGTGTACGTGGAAGATATCAGATAAAGAGagacacaaaaatatataagtgattTCGTGTGTAGGAAGTGGAGAGAAGGAGCTAGAGAAAGGTATATATAGAATGAGGTTATGCAACTTCGTGTGTGAAAAACAAAGGTAAACGTCATGATTCCATTCTATGTAAGAGTGGAATCATAATGCATggattaaagaaagaaaaaaaagtgatgcTGCTAGTTGTTATTATTTCAAGGGCTAGTTAATTATGTTCCTGACTTCAGTTTTCATGCTCTACTGCATGATTTGCAATATATTGTTGCTCTCTGAAATATTGAAAACATGCATTGATATTTGAAAGAGCAGTGGTTTGGTTTGTACAAAAAGGGTTGAAGATGGaccaaaaatgaagaaaaaatggtGATTTGATTAAGCAACATAAATAGTTTTACGGTGTTGGTGGTGTAAAATctttttgggtttgtttttaTTAGGGTTAAGACCCACCAAGAGGTGGTCATTTTGGGTGGTAGCtaagagggagggtctgatgaGCTAAAAAGATGGGGATTGAGAAATGTTATTGAGTGGGATCTACTTtgggttgaaagaagcaaagatGAAATGCATAGATGGGGAATGTCGTTATGAGCACAAACGATCTGATTAGAGAAAAGAATTCTTTGCTCAGCAAGCAAACTAGAATTTCCCACTTTTTGGTGTACATTTTACATTTTAGCTCTGTTGCACCTTGCTCTTCAGTCAAACGCATGCTCATACCATCATTGGCACATAACTGCTACATGAAACTTATCATTACGCACTAAAATTCTATACACCCTACTTTCTTCATTAACTATTAAGCATATTTAAATCGATTGGCTAAATCACAAGAGAATAATTCCTAATCTATCAATGGCACCAAAGAGGATGATGATTTGGAGGTTGGGTTTTCCGAACTGGATACACCTGATGACGATGGAAAGGAAATTGACAATATTGTAGCTTTTGATGCTGACCAATCGGATGACAACGGTGACAAGGAGAATGTCGAGGAGCACGAGGTTGAATTTGAACTACTCAATGAGACCATGAATGCGCAGGTGTATCTCAGTGCACCTCTAGATAAGTGGTTAAGGGAATGTGCTAAGCAGAAGTGAAGTGTCTAATGCCATGGTTCTTAGAAGGCGAAAGATGTTTTCGAGAGCTGTGGAAGTATTTGAGCTGAGTTTGAATTGTTTGTTCGTTATGTCTTTTAAGCTTAATTATACATTTGATCTCCGTATTTGTTAAGTTGGTTAAATTTCGGcttcatatttcttttgtttaaagATTTGTGAAACGATCAAGGCTTCTCCAGAAAATGGAATGTGTCAAGATATGCGCATGAATGGAGGTCACTATTTTGGCCAAGTGAAAATTTAATCTCAAAGATATAAACCTTCAAATGAGTTTCTATTTGCAACGCATCAACCTTGTACTAAAGCAATGCCACTACACCAAATGAAGGTCATATAACAGAACAATCAAAGAACTTCAGCACACATCGAAGAGATCTaacaaaaaaatctatttatttatggAAAAGAAGGAGCCTCAGGAAGTGATGATGATAACGAGGGCTTCTCTTTTCTTAGTTCCTTGACAACAGCAGCAAGTGCTTCTGGATTGACTCCAAGATCACAAAGTGCAATTAGAACCGAAAGTGTGTGGCGGTCTAGACCCGTGTCAAGTATATTGGACATATGGAACGCCAGGTCTAGAGATTCTCGTGCAGCTCGAGCAGCTTCCGAATCCATACTTTTAAGCTGAGAAATGGGCAGAGTATATCCAATTCATTagtattacaaaaattaaatcacCTGAACACATGTCACAGATTCAGATATATAACAAAAGTTAACAGATTGTTAGGATCAAGCATTTGAAAAAGTTGTGATTAGAAAAAACAAGGTTCTTCACTTTACAAATTTATAGTATGAGCATAGTTATAATTTCCGTTTTTAAAATTCTCTACTTGGATGATAAAATTTGACAATTACCATGAAAATAAGGAGAGAAATTAGAGCTCAACAGATTTGAACTTTAACAATGCAAATTCGTGTGCACACGCTCACACACACATACTAAAATCTTATGAAATGCATGGAGAGCGTGATTAGAAGCCAATCTTGAAATAATAATGATCTTCAAGATAGACATAATGTTAAAAAAGTATACTCCTTGATTGCCTCAATTCTAAAGCTGAGGCAATTCTTTAACTCCACTGGGCATGCGAAAAGGCTtgacataaaaagaaaaatcccaACATTCCATACCTGgtagaattatttaaattttcttcaatCTAGAGAAACAGAAAATATCACTTCGGTAGTTTTGAGGTTGGTTTTCTTCTATGTTGAAATCTTTAAGCTTTCACACCATTTTGCAGTTCCTATAGTGTGCCAATTTCCAACTTTCAAATTGCTAAGCTATAATAGCATTAAAATTCAAGTACAAGTCCCTttgataaaaatcatatttttttaaaaagaaacaaaacttgAATTATTTTGTTAGATGTCAAATGActatttcttcttcctcagccATTAGTTTGCAAACTAGTTTTAGCGAAATTTCAACCCTAGAATAATTAGAGATCGGAGAAAGtaacttttgaaatttcttATGGAGTGTCAATCAATTTCTTCCTCACACAGGtgttcttccttttttttcttcttgtttttacAGCAGAGCGGAGGCAAAGCGTATTAGACTTTACCACATAGATCTGCTGCTCTGTTTGAATCCAAACAGCATAGCACGGCCCAAAAGTACAAAAGAACAAGCATTGGCATCACTGGCCCAAAAGAAAGATGGATGAAGTATGACTGTCTCAAAGGGTAGATGAGAATGCTCTTAAAAGGTTTTTGTGACACTACATAGTAAAAGAATTGCCTAGGTTATTGTCTTTCATTATAGTTCAGTCTGAACGTAGAAGATAAGTTACATATGATAAGATGTCTTCTAAGACTTACAAAGTGTTTGGATTTGCATCCTCAATCCATATTTTCACGTCAATGTAAAGATGCAGAAGCAACTTTCTGTTAGTTCACAGTTGACGCACATATGCAGAAGCAATTCTTAGGATTCACCAAATTATTTTGGATTTCAGTATTTTCTTAACTTGTCTCACGAGACTATGTAGGTATGTAATCtcataatttagttttttaattattcatgaGAAACTTTATGGTAATAATAGAACAATAATAAAAGCACTTAAACGGTATTTAGtcctatatttttatattagttaaaaaGCCTAAACACTCATGCAAGGAAACAATTGAAATTTCCATAGGAGAAATAAGGATGAACTACTACCATGCACCAAACCTGATTTTGTTATAGGTCCCATTCAGATGGAACTGACCTCACTGTGGTGCAACAAGGTAAGGGAGGCCCAATGGAATTTTAGATACTCAAGGACAATATATGGGTTCCTAATCAGACAATTCTAAACGGTCTTGTCATCAACATTAGAAACACAATTTTCAGTAAGACTCACTGTTTGTTATTCTAAATAGAAGGGaacaaaatcattttcttaAGGGGAGGGTCTTATTCTTGGTGAGCAGAGCA contains:
- the LOC108324595 gene encoding mitotic-spindle organizing protein 1B, yielding MDSEAARAARESLDLAFHMSNILDTGLDRHTLSVLIALCDLGVNPEALAAVVKELRKEKPSLSSSLPEAPSFP